The Candidatus Aegiribacteria sp. genome contains the following window.
CATCTGATTCCCCAGAAACGACAAGGGTTTAATCGATTCCAGAAATATTATTGCCGGTACAGTCAATTGTCTCTGCACTATGGCTTTTGAAATTTTCTCCATGAGATCCGAGTAATCCTCGGTGCCCTCGAGATCAATTAGATCATGGCTGCCCGGCGGTATGTGTCCTGATGTATTCAAGGACTTCCTTTCTGTTTCTTGAAAACTGCACTGACATTCCCCTGAATTTCGCAAGTCTGGTTGGCTGCGGGAAAGGGCTCAGAAGAACACCATACTTATCCGGAACAATACTTCTGACCTGCGTCCAGGTCATACGCTCCTTACCGAAGAGAGACTTTTTGCTGACACCATCATCACCCATCCTGAATCGAATTGGAAGAAAATATGTCCACCCTGAGAGAAACAGTACGAAAGCAAACACAAGTCCCCACCAGAGATTATTCCCCATTATCACAGCTGCCAGAAAACCGGCGAGCAGAATGATTGAGACATACGCTACCGTTGCCCAGGGACGCTCACCGGCAGGATGGGAAATCCATTCAAGTACAGCTTCCGGCTTATCCGTTGTATCTGTCACTGTTCCTCTTCATCCGAAGGTTCCACGATACACAGTTCCTTGACAGCTTGGACCTCGTCCAGTCTGAGAACCGGCGTGTTCACCGGCGCGTCTGTAACAAGGTATGGCTTTTCATCGCATTCCCGCGAAATTGAAATCATGGCCTCGGCAAAAGCATCGAGATCCTCGATCCCTTCAGTTTCCGTAGGTTCTATCATCATCGCTTCATGCACAATCAGCGGGAAATACACTGTTGGCGCGTGAAAACCGTAATCAAGAAGCCTCTTCGCCATATCCAGCGTTTTAACACCCTTCTCCGCCTGCCTGTCTCCGGAGAGGACGAATTCGTGCATGCAGGGACCGTTGTTAAATGGAATATCAAAATACTCCTCAAGTCTCGCTTTCAGGTAATTAGCGTTTATCAGGGCATTCTCTGTTACTTCCCTGAGCCCTGCGCCGCCAAGGGTCATGATATATGCGAAGGCTTTATAAAGAACTCCAACATTGCCGTAAAACGCCAGCAGTCTTCCAAATGAATTCTGCTTTTTACAGAGTGAGTAGCTTCCATCCTTATTCTGAATCACAATCGGATCTGGAAGAAATTGAGCCAGCTCCGCTGTGCATGCCACAGGTCCGGCGCCGGGGCCACCGCCTCCGTGTGGTGTGGCAAAAGTCTTATGCAGGTTAAGATGGCAGACATCAAATCCCATATCACCAGGTCTGGCGACTCCCATAAGGGCGTTCATATTGGCGCCATCCATGTAATTCAATCCACCGGCCTCATGAACAATCGAGGTAAGCTCCTCTATTCTTGATTCAAAAAGACCAAGAGTATTCGGATTGGTCAGCATGAACGCAGCTGTATCAGGGCCAGCCTTTTCCCTGAGGTCATCAGGATCAACCTCGCCGAGTTCGTTAGATTTCACTCCAATTATCACGCAGTCGGCAAGAGTTGAAGTTGCCGGATTCGTGCCGTGAGCAGAATCAGGCATAAGGACTTCATTTCTGTGTTTCTCTCCTATGCTTTCAAGATAGCTCTTTATGAGCATCAAGCCGCAGAACTCACCCTGTGCGCCGGCAGCAGGCTGAAGAGACGCTTCTTTAAAACCGGTGATTTCGCAAAGATAATCAGCAAGCT
Protein-coding sequences here:
- the gcvPB gene encoding aminomethyl-transferring glycine dehydrogenase subunit GcvPB, with protein sequence MKTIFEMSSPGRIGSSLPELDVPVSSDIPEELSRGKKTGLPEVAENQVMRHFVNLSTMNYHVEKGMYPLGSCTMKYNPKHFENLARLPGLSGIHPLVPEAMAAGTLEIMYKLADYLCEITGFKEASLQPAAGAQGEFCGLMLIKSYLESIGEKHRNEVLMPDSAHGTNPATSTLADCVIIGVKSNELGEVDPDDLREKAGPDTAAFMLTNPNTLGLFESRIEELTSIVHEAGGLNYMDGANMNALMGVARPGDMGFDVCHLNLHKTFATPHGGGGPGAGPVACTAELAQFLPDPIVIQNKDGSYSLCKKQNSFGRLLAFYGNVGVLYKAFAYIMTLGGAGLREVTENALINANYLKARLEEYFDIPFNNGPCMHEFVLSGDRQAEKGVKTLDMAKRLLDYGFHAPTVYFPLIVHEAMMIEPTETEGIEDLDAFAEAMISISRECDEKPYLVTDAPVNTPVLRLDEVQAVKELCIVEPSDEEEQ